The genome window CAGCCAGATGGCGGGCTGCTACCCCCAACGCAAATCTACTGGCGCAATCAGGCGGGTCAATTTATTGGGCCTCATGTCTATCCCACGATTCAAGGTCCGGTTGACATCAATACAGGCGATCGCAAGCTAATCATTGATCGCAGCCAACCGTCACCACTGCGCCTCTTTGTAGCAGGGCATCCTTACAAAATCTTGGGGTTGGAGTTTAAACGGCATCTCTTCGGTGCGGCTGGGCCAGCTAGATTTAACTTGCTAGGTACCGATGAGCAAGCGCGAGATCAGTTTAGTCGATTGCTATATGGTGGACGCATCAGCCTTAGCATTGGCTTGGTGGGGGTGGCCATTTCCTTTCCTCTGGGTATGCTGGTCGGTGGTATTTCGGGATTTTTTGGTGGCTTCACCGATAGCTTCTTAATGCGTTTGGTAGAAGTTTTGATGACGATCCCCAGCATTTATTTGTTGGTAGCTCTAGCAGCAGTGTTACCACCGGGGCTAACGAGTGCCCAACGATTTCTTCTAATTGTATTGATTACATCGTTTATTAGCTGGGCAGGTTTAGCGCGAGTGATTCGAGGGCAAGTCTTGTCGATCAAACAGCGGGAATTTGTTCAGGCTGCGACAGCGATGGGTGGTCAGCCTTTCTACATCATTGTGCGTCACATCCTGCCCCAAACCGCGACCTATGTGATTATTTCGGCGACCCTATCCATTCCGAGTTTTATTGTGGCGGAGTCGGTGTTGAGCTTGATTGGCTTGGGCATTCAGCAGCCCGATCCCTCATGGGGAAATATGCTATCTCTGGCGACCAACGCCTCCATTCTGGTGCTACAACCTTGGCTCGTATGGCCTCCAGCTTTGTTAATTATTCTCACAGTGCTGTCTTTTAATGTGCTGGGTGATGGCTTGCGAGATGCACTTGACCCCCGCAGCCTACAACGATAGTTAGTGAGAAACGGGGATAAGTAATTTCCCTGAGCAAAGTTTAGAAGAACTACGTAAAGAGTAAATGTGGCATTGGCAATGAGTGGGCGATCGCTGCATACCGGAATTTGCAGTGCTTCCAGCCATCAAGACTAAAAGAAGCTCTAATGAGACTCGTCATATTCTTGATTTTTGTCACATTTCTATCATTTCCTTTCCCGGTTCCCCTAGAATTAGCTCAGTATATTCTCTATGTGACTGTATCGGTCATGCAAAACGCTCCTGGAGATAACACTGATTTGGTTGCAAAACCTCAGGACTCTAGATCAGCGCTTCAGCAGAAAAGTAACGTGGGAAAAACAACTGCTGTGTAAGCATTGGTGCTCTCTACCCTTACGAATTGCTGCAACGCTCGTGAGCTGACTGATAGGGCAAATACTGGGTGAACAACCAAGACAGGAAGCAGGCACTTCCTGTCTTTTTTTGTGCCTTCTTTATGATTTGTGAGAGGTGTACTTAGATACACTGCTCACAAACACTTAGGATTCCTACTGGGTGACTGGATGTTGACCATAAAAGGGCAACGCTTCTGACCAATGCGATCGCTCCCCTCGATGCCAATGCTGTTCAGCCAAAGCTAAAACTCCCAAAACTGAGCTACCCAATCCGCCTTCCGCTTTCACCAACTCATAGGCAGTGGGCCAACTAGCTAAAGTTGCTTCCCAATTGGCTAGGGGCTGGATGGTATCTGCCAAGAGAGGCGTTAAACCAGTCTCCGAGCCTACTTGGTAAATAGCGCCATACACTTCCCCTCGTTGAGCTGGCATCTGCACCGCAATCACCTGTGGCTCAAGGACAGGTTGAGATTGCTGGGAGACAGAAATCCAAGCGTAGGCAGCTAGCGAAGAAATGGCGAAGAGAGGAATTTCTAGCTGTTGCGCTAAGGTGCGAGCCGTGACCATGCCGATACGTGTGCCCGTAAAGCCGCCGGGTCCTCGCGCTACTGCGATAAAGGCGAGGTCTGACCAAGTTTGAGGTGCCATGAACTCACCCAAATAGTGGTGCAGATGGGTAGACAACCCCCGATCCAAGCTCCAAACTTGATGGCGGCGATTGCCTGCAAAGTTACCCAAAGCTAAGCCAAGTTCGGGAGTGCTGGTATGTAGCGCTAAGCCGTATTGGGCGGCACAAGAGGAAGGATCAGGAGTCAAAGTTAATTCAGAAATCACAAATATCAATAGTCATTTAATCACGTTGCCAGATCTTGATGGTGCCATCATCACCAGCACTAGCGATGGTTTGGCCATCGGCACTAATCGCGACTGACCAAATCCAAGCAACATGCCCTACTAATGTTTCCAGCAGGGTTCCGGTATCGAATTGCCAAACTTTAATGGTTTTGTCTTGGCTACCGCTCACCAGTAGCTGTCCATCGGGGCTGAGAGTGACAGCATTCACTGCGTCTGCATGACCCGTTAGAGTCCGGAGCAGGGTTTGGTTTTCGAGTTGCCAAACTTTGATGGTTTTGTCTTGGCTACCGCTCACCAGTAGTTGTCCATTGGAACTAAGCACCAGGGTAGTGACGGGTTCATCATGCCCTGTCAGCGTGTGGAGCAGTCGTTGAGTATTCAGTTGCCAAATTTTGATGCTGGTGTCGCGGCTACCACTCACCAGTAGGGGTTGCTTAGTAGTTGACGCATTTACTGTTCCTGTGGCTAGGACGATCGCTAACACCCAATGCTCATGCCCTACCAGCGTTTGGAGCAGTTGACCTGTTGCAACTTGCCAGAGCTTGATGCTTTTATCTTGACTACCGCTGGCTAAATACTGGCTATCGGGGCTAAAAGTGACTGAGCGCACCCAATCCGTATGACCACTCAGCGTCTTTAATAACTTTCCGGTACTGAGTTGCCAGATTTTTACTGTTTTGTCATTGCTGGCGCTGGCGACTAACTCTCCATCTGGGCTAATCGCCACCGATCGCACCCAGTGCTCATGACCTAATAGAGTTTGTGACAACTGTCCGGTTGTGAGATCCCAAATTTTTACAGTCCGGTCTCCGCTACCACTTACCAGTACTCGACTGTCTGGGCTAATGGCAAGCGATCGCACCCAGCGAGAATGCCCAGTCAAAGTTCGCACGCAACGCCAAGTTGGGGATGTTAAATCACTGGGCGTAGTTTCTGAGATCGACGGTAATGCTGAGCCTGCCTGATCAGCTGCGGTTGCTCTGTTTGAAGCTGGTGTGAGTGATAATGCTGGAGCCTGTAAATCTTGTAATGCTGCGATCGCGGATTGATAGCGTTTCTTCGTTGCGCTTTGCAACAGGCGATCGAGAATCTGACCCAAATCACCACTAATAGGTTGTTTGAGGTGAGGTTGCCACAGCCAAGTGCCTTCTTCGGTATCAAATAAATCTGAGGGATGGGTGTGAGTCAACAAGTAAATACAAGTGACCCCTAGACTGTAGAGATCGCTGGCAAAGATAGCCTTACCCATCGCTTGCTCGGGAGATACAAATGCGGGGCTGCCAATGCTAGTGCCCGTACGAGAAAGATCGGCGCTGCTAGCCGACTTTGCCGCCCCAAAATCCACTAAGACCAATTGTTGGTCAGTGCGGCGGCGAATAATATTTGTGGGTTTAATGTCGCGATGAATCACATGGTGTTCGTGGACAAATTGCAGCACTGGCAGCAGATCGCCCAGTAACTGCCGAATTTGGGTTTCGTTAAAGACACCGTTTTGAGCCACTTCTTGTTCTAGCGTGGCTCCGTCAATAAATTCTTGAATCAGATACTGAAACTGGTCCTGCTGAAAGTACGCCAGTAGCTCTGGAATCTGAGGGTGGTGGCCTAATTCTTCTAGCCGAACGGCTTCTAGCCGAAATAGCTCGGCTGCTTTAATCGGGTTACGAATGCTTTGGGGCAAGGGAAAACACTGCTTGATCACACAGCGCGGCTTGGAAGGCTTGTAGTCATCTAAAGCCAAAAAAGTTCTGCCAAAACCTCCCTGCCCAATGGGTTCGATGGCGCAGTAGCGATCGCCCAAAACAAGCTTAAAGCCACAAGTTTCACAGAACTTGGCTGGCTCTGCATGGTGCGGATTTCGACAAACCGGATTGAGGCAGTAGCGCATACCCTAGGAACCCAAGTTCACTGAGTTTATCCTACGCCGTTCCTCCAAATTTCCAGGTAGCTAAATGTGCTTTATCTGGCGATCGCAGCTGCAATCCTGAGAAACTCCAAGAAAATTGGCTGGAAACATCGCAACCAGGTTAAGTTGGAACTAACTCACCTGGGCGCAAGTTAGCCCACTTACCTGTTTCTTGCTTGAAGCTCTGACAGCCAACTACATCCCATTCCATCTGGATTTCATCCTCTGAGGAACGGATATTGACATTAATAGTAGGTTCAACCGCTTCAAAATCTGGTGTATTTGTGAGGTGAGGCTGTTGATGCTGCCCTTCGACTGCATGATACGTGGTGCAGCGATCTACGTAGTGGCAGTTCACACAAATGCACATGATCAGAACCTCTCCGTAGGTTGACAAGATGGGTTTACCAGACCCCGCATGTCTTTCTGTTACTCTAGCTTAGGCGAGTCAATTCTTGGCTAGCCGCTCGATTGATTTTTGTTTCCATGTACGCTACTTCTTCAATTTCTTTATCTGTTTTATCGCCTCAAACTTGGCCTTTTGGTTTGCAATGGTTGCCTCAGCCTGCCTATTTGGTGGGAGGTGTGGTGCGTGATGCGTTGCTCGGTCGTCATGCCGATTACCTAGACCTCGACTTTGTCATGCCAGAAAAGGCAGTGGAAACGGCTCAAGCGATCGCGCATCATCACAAGGCTGGCTTTGTTTTATTAGACGCAGAGCGGCAAATTGCCCGGGTGGTGTTTGAGCAAGCTACCGCAGATTTCGCGCAACAAATGGGGTCTAGCCTCGAAATTGATCTCCAGCGGCGGGACTTTACGGTGAATGCGATCGCCTACAACCCGCATACTGAAGAGTTGATTGATCCACTGGAAGGCTTTGTGGATTTGAAGCAAAGCTCGATCCGCATGGTAGCTTCGGAAAACTTGCGCGAAGACCCCCTACGTCTGTTGCGGGCTTATCGCCAAGCAGCTCAGTTGGGCTTTAGCCTAGACGCGGAAACGCGGGCTGTGATTCGTCAGTTTTCTCCTTACTTAAGCCAGGTTGCCGCCGAGCGCATCCAGTCGGAACTCAACTATTTATTTGGCAGCGTTCAGGGAACTCCGTGGTTGACCGCCGCCTGGCAAGATGGCTTGCTCCAAGCTTGGTTTCCTCAAGCCACTGCTCAAAGTCTGGCTCAAATTGCGGCGATCGATCGCTCAGCAATTAGTTTGGTGGCCGCTTGTCCTAGCTTCAAAGCTGAACTTTATGCCTCCCTACGCCACACAACCAAAGCTAGTCGTAAAGGCACTAAAAATTCATCTAGCGCCACGGGCAACAAATCTGCTAATAGCAACTCTGGTGTTGAGGCGGGAGCTGCTAAAGCCAAGCTTGCAGGCGATCATCGCACTTGGATCACGGTGGCCAAGCTAGCTAGTTTGCTGTCTCCAGACCTAGCGCAGGCTGAGGTAGAGTTATTGACCTTGAAATACAGCCGAGCCGAGATTCAAGCGGCCCTAACTATTATTAAGTTTTTGCCTCAGTTACAAGCAGTTAGCGTCACGGCTGGTTTGTCTTGTCGAGAGCAGTATTTTCTGTTTCAATCGGTCGGCCCTGTATTCCCAGCGCTGATGGTGCGGGCTTTAGCTGTAGGTGTACCGATATCAGTGCTATTGGGGCTGATTGAGCGTTTTCTAACTCCTGACGATCCAGTCGCGCATCCTATGCCTCTTGTCAGTGGTCAAGACCTAATGACGCATTTGAAGCTGGCTGCTGGCCCGCAAATTGGGCAACTTTTAGCTGAGATTCAGTTGGCACGAGCTGAGGGACTAATCACTACTCCAGCCAATGCCCTAGAATTGGCGGCCAAAATGACCAAACTGTGACTCTAATTGGCTTTGAAAGCTTGGCCTTTTTCGGTCAACAGCTTTGCCAACGGCTCTGTCAACCGCAATTCAGCTAAAATTAAAGGCTGAGCTGTTTGGGTGAGAGTCACAGATTAGGTTAGAGTAAACATCTGACCGATTTTTTTAGGCGTTCTGGTTTTTAGATCGCTGGCTTGAGATCGCTTCTCGCAAAAGTTTGGGAAAGCGATCGCTTTTCGCGTGGCAGATAGATTCAAAGAGGTAAACATGGCTAAACGCCGCAACTTAAAGAAAGAAAAAGCTCTCCGTAATGAAGCTTACGCTCGCAAATTCCGTAAGCGCACCAACAAAGGCCGCTTTGGCAAGAGACGCTTTGGTAATGACAACCGAGCTGAAGAAACTGAAACTGATCAAGAGGGCGCAAGAGACGGCGCTGAAGCGACAGACTAGTCTCCCAGGGTTTCCCATTGAGATGCAGTCAAGCTTGCTAAGAGCCTAAGTATGAAAGGCAATAGCAAGAAATTCCGGGTCATTGCTTGAAATTGCTTCAGCCCGTGGAATCGACAAAGTGACTGGAAATGGTATGCCAAAAGCTGGTTTCTGGCAGGGGTAGATTCCGAAGCTGATGATTAATTTCGGCTGCTGCTGCCAGTCCAGATTCTAAAGCGTTTTCGATCTGCATCCCCCCGCACCAGTCGCCACTACAAACGAGTGGTAAAGCGGTCGGGGCAACTAAACAAGGTGCTAGCCAACCCTGAGCAGGAAAGGCATAGCGCCAACGGTGAACTTGTAACCAGTCGGGGGCGTCGAGCCAAGCAAAGAAAGCTTGGGCGGCATAGTCTAAGAGTTGACGCCCCACTGCTGGTAAATCAGAAGTTTCTAAGTTTGTTTGAGCAAAGGCAGCACTGCTTTGGATGACGAAAGTGGGCGGCTGTGGTTCTGAGCCTTGACTGGGGCGTTTACTGTTCTCCAGGCTAATCCAATCAATCATTGAATCATCAGGACAGGTGACAGCTTGCCAAGCTGGGTTGTGAGTGGCTAAATCAGCTTGGCGATCGCGAGAATAACCTGCGATCGCAGTGATGCAAGGATGATATTGGACCGCGCGTAGAGTTTTGAAGAACTTATCAGCAGGTATTGTTTCTTCCAAAGGCTTGAGCAACGTCAGGGCTTGCGGGGCAGGAATCGCTACAACCACTGCCTGAGCAGCCAACGTTGTAGGAGTTGCAGCAGGATCACTGGTGTTTGCCAAAGTCAGTTGCCAAGTATTTTCTGGGGTCAAGGCGATCGCTTCTACTCGCTGGCTCCGCTGAATGTCTAATCCAGTTGCTAAAAATTTGGCGATCGCGCTCATGCCAGCGGGAGCTGTATAGCGAGGATAAATGTCTTGAGATTGCGGTGCATGCAGGTGGCGATCGCTCCCTAGTTCATAAACAGTATCTGTCCAAGTTCTTAGAATTTGGTTTTCGCACAAAACTGGAATGAGTTGGGCCAGATGCTCTCCTTGGGCACTGAGATGGCGGGCTCCATGATCCGTGCAAGTATCCTGCACCCGACGAGTGGCAATGCGGCCACCCAACCCCCGAGACTTTTCTACTAGGACAACGCGATAGCCCCATTGCCGCAACTGCTGAGCGCAACTAATGCCTGCAATGCCAGCTCCAACCACAGCAACATCAAACACGAATGTTGAGTCTCCTAGAGAATTTGCATCGGGCCAATAGCGAACAAGCCAACAGCGAACAGCCAATCGCTAAGAGTAGAATATGGGACAGCGGGGTTAACAGTGCAGTTGTGGAGGAATTTATGGCGGACGAGCTAAGAGCAGCCTTGGAGTTAGCGACTGAAGAAGAATTAGGTGAGCTAACTGAGATTTTGTTTCGCCGTAAGTTTAACCCAATTGACTACCTGTATACCCCGGACCCGATGGATGTGCAAAGCCAAGGGCGACAAGCTTGGCTAGATGCCTTAGAGCAACGCTTTCGGTTTTTAGCGGCAGATGGCATGACAGTGCTGCAAGGTCATGCCGATCGCATCACTTATCGCCAATGTTTAATTCAAGTTTGCCGCTACCTCAGAATTCCTTACTCCGAAGAATTATCAACTACTGACTTAGAAGCGGAAGTGTTTCTCAATCTGCTGAGTCGTGCCTGGAAACAACTATCGACCAAAGAAAAAGGAGCTTTGACGCTGCGGGTACAACAATCACTAGCTTGCTCTGAAATTCGGGATCAGCTACCTCTGGCAGTGCAGCAAGATCCAATGGGATTGCTGGTCAAGGGGGGTAGTGCTTTGGCGATTAGCTCAATTGTGCGTCCCATGTTGATGCAATTGATCGCAAAACAGTTTGCCTACCACTTTGCAACTTACCAAGTAGCCCAGCAAGCGATCGCGAAAGGTGGCGCTGTGGCAGCCGCTCAATTTGAAAGTTATGTAGCGCTACAAACCGCAAAACAAGGGATGGCTCTCAGTGCGGCTCGCTATGGCGTGACTCGCAGCGTTTTGGCTTTTGTGGGACCAGCGATGTGGGCTTTGTTTTTTGCGGATTTAGGCTGGCGGGCGATCGCAACTAACTATGGGCGGGTGATTCCCACTGTGTTTGCTTTGGCGCAAATTCGCTTGACTCGCGCCGATTGCCTTGAAGCGGCTTGGGAACCAGTGTAGGAAGCAACCTTGAACAAGTTATTCCACTTACAGACTCATCCGCAACGGCATCTGCAAATGCCTTGGCACTGGGTTCAAATTGGTTTGCTCCTGTTTCCTTTTAGCCCTTTGTTGGGTGGCTTGAGCTTGTTGGGAGCCGCGATCGCTACCTGGATTAAGCAAGCTACTTGGATCAAACGCCGTCCTTTTAATCGGGGTTTGGCGGTTCTGAGCTTGTGGTTTGTGGTGGCAGCAATTTTTGCTTACGATCGCACTGCGGCACTCTTGGGCTTGGCTAACTTCTTACCGCTATTCTTTTTATTTACAGCCCTCAGTACGCTGATTCAAACGCCTGCTCAACTACGACAGCTCGCTTGGGTCTTGGTTTTAACCTCAGTGCCCGTGGTCATTATTGGCTTGGGTCAGCAGTTTTGGGGCTGGGCAGGACATTTACGTTTGCTGGGAATTATTGTCGATCTGGGTGTGGAACGAGGCGGCAATCCTTTGGGTCGCATGTCTTCGATTTTTGCCTATGCCAATGTCTTAGCTAATTACTTGGTGATTGCGTTTATTTTGGCAATTGGACTGTGGATCGATGCGTTTCCAGGCCGTAGGAGCCAGTCGCAATCAATTGCGGAACCTGCGATCGCGGCACTATCTGAGGAGCCCTATCCTGCCCTAAACGCTTCCACTTCATCAAGTATCGCTTGGGGGCGTTGGTGCTTTTTAGCTGCCGTCGTGCTGGGGAATGCGATCGCGCTTCTCCTCACGAACTCCCGCAATGCTTGGGTCTTAGCAGGCTTGGCTTGCCTAACTTATGCTTTGTATCTCGGTTGGCGCTGGCTAGTAATTGCGGTTGGTATAGCTGTTACTGGTATTGGCGGAGCAGCTTTTGGCCCTGCGGTCATCAAGGCTCCACTCAGGCTGATTGTTCCAGCGTTTCTCTGGGCAAGACTGTCGGATGAGTTGTATCCCAATCGCCCTGTCGCCACCCTCCGGGCAACCCAATGGCAGTTTGCTTGGTCTCTAGCCGAGCAGCGGCCTTTCACAGGTTGGGGCTTACGCAACTTTACCCCGCTGTATCAAGCCAAGTGGCAAGTCTTTATGGGCCATCCTCACAGTTTGCCGTTGATGTTGATGGCAGAGACAGGGGTGTTCGCGACCTTGCTACTGGTGGGATTAGTGGGCTGGATGGTGTATCGTGGCGTGCGGTTGTTCCTGTCTTGGAATCCTGCCTCAGATCCTTTGCAGCAAAGCGATCGCCTGATTTTATTTACCTATTTAGTAGCGTTCTTAGCTTGCAGCTTATTCAACTTATTTGATGTCACTCTGTTTGATATCCGCATCAATGTTTTAGGCTGGTTGCTGTTAGCCGCCATTTGTGGCTTAGTAGAGCGACAGCAAGCTGGAGCTAGGAATTTTAGCGAGGAACCTGGTTAGAATAATCAAAAGCTAGGTAGGGTGGGAACTCGCGTGACTCAAGATGGAGCAACGCCAAATCAGGTGAATCAAGGGTCGCCATTGCCAAAAACTGCGGCTCCTAATTACTACGCCCTGCTAGGATTGCATCCTTCCGCATCACCGCAACAAATCCGGCGAGCTTATCGCGATTTGAGCAAACAATTGCATCCCGATACCACCATATTGCCTCCGGCGATCGCCACAGCAAAGTTTCAGCAACTCAATGAAGCCTATGCTACCGTCAGTAATCCGGAGCGTCGTGTTGCTTACGACCTCAAAATTGGCTATTCCCGTTTGCATGTGATGCAAGCCCCAGCGGACCTTAACCGTTCTGCCTCACAATCTCGGCGCTATTCTTCCTCTGCCTATCTAGACCCTACCGATCGGCCCCTGTCACCCGGAGAAATCTTTGCTTTATTTATCTTGGGTGTCACGTTTGTAGCTTGCTTAATGCTAGCGATCGCGATTGGTCTAACGAGAGGCGATATTGCCTTTCATCCTTTGCAATTGCAGAGTCAGAGTGCTCCTAGTGAGCAAATTGAGACAGCGAGATCAGAACTGGCAGCTCCATCTGCTAAGGTTTTAGATTCTGATGCCAATCAAAAAAATTCTCAGTTGTAGGAGTGAATGGTTATTCGCCCCTACGAGGGTCTACAAATCCAATTTAGAGAATTGGTAGTATTCCTGAGTTGCTTCTTGAGGCTCATTCTGTGCACAATTTTGGTCTACGCAATCTTTGAGATTTATGACGCTACCTTCTAGTGACACTCCCCTCTATAATCACTCCCTACCAGACCTTGAAACTTGGTTAACTGAACAAGGTTGCGAACAAGACCCAGCAGAACTTCACTGCTGGCGTATAGCAAAACCCGCATGGAAAGCCGAGTTGTATCTAGATGTAGACCAACTGACAGTACGTTATCTGGAAGTGGGAGGGGAGGCGATTCAGCGCTCCTTTAAGTATTTGCTCAGCCGCCAGGATGTGGAAGATGCCATTTTCTCGGGGCCTTAGTTAGCTACAGCTTTAATTGATTCACCTCACGGCTTAGAGCTTGCCAAAGCGACGATGCCGTTGTTGATAAGCGCATAAAGCTTGGTGGAACTCGGCGCGATCGAAGTCAGGCCAGAGCGTATCTGTCACATAAAGCTCGGAATAAGCCATCTGCCAAAGCAAAAAATTGCTCAGTCGCATTTCGCCACTGGTCCGAATTAGCAAGTCAGGATCGCCCACGCCTGCGGTATAGAGATGCCGCTCAAACACTGCCTCATCAATATCTTCTGGTTGCAAGTGTCCCTGCTGAACTTGAGTGGCGATCGCTCGACAAGCTTGCAAAATTTCTTGCCGCCCTCCATAGTTGGTGGCAACCGTAAAGTGAATGCCAGAATTATTCCGAGTTTCAGCCATAGAGCGCTCAATCTCGGCTCGCAGAGATTGGGGTAGCGCGTCCAAATTACCCACAAAAGTAATGCGGACATTTTCTCGCATCATTTCCCGGAGTTCTTGCCGCAACACCCGCTCGAACAGTGTCATCAAAAAGTCAACTTCTTCAAACGGTCGCCCCCAATTTTCTGTCGAAAAGGCATAGGCCGTTAGAGCTTGAACTCCCCAATCGCGACAGCAGCGCAACAGATCCTTAAGCGCGTCTACTCCTCGGCGGTGGCCCATGATCCGAGGTAGACCTTGGCGCTTAGCCCAGCGACCATTGCCATCCATGATTACAGCTACATGCTTAGGCAGCCGCTCTCGATCTAGATCAGCAGGCAGATCTTGTAAGATGGTTGGCTTTGCAGTCATTTTTTTTCCCGAGAGGCCGAAGAGGGCAAACGAAGTAAACGTGAAATGAGTGCCAATCCTTGAGACCCAATTTGACGACCAAAGTTGCGTAAATCTGAGGCAACTGCTTCGCGGTCAACGGATGGGGAGAAGCTTGCTTCTAAGAGTTCTTTCAGTTTACTGCTGGTCAGGGGCCGATTGAGTGTTCCCCTTTCTGCTAGGGAAATCGACCCTGTTTCTTCAGATACAACAATACACATACAATTTTCGATTCGCTCAGTGATTCCCATCGCGGCTCGGTGGCGTGTGCCTAATTGCCGGGAAGCAGTACGCTCT of Trichocoleus sp. FACHB-46 contains these proteins:
- a CDS encoding isoprenyl transferase, whose product is MTAKPTILQDLPADLDRERLPKHVAVIMDGNGRWAKRQGLPRIMGHRRGVDALKDLLRCCRDWGVQALTAYAFSTENWGRPFEEVDFLMTLFERVLRQELREMMRENVRITFVGNLDALPQSLRAEIERSMAETRNNSGIHFTVATNYGGRQEILQACRAIATQVQQGHLQPEDIDEAVFERHLYTAGVGDPDLLIRTSGEMRLSNFLLWQMAYSELYVTDTLWPDFDRAEFHQALCAYQQRHRRFGKL